In Desulfobacterales bacterium, the genomic window AAAAATGTTAATATATCACACCGCGCTCTTTAGCGGAAAGTTTCCGCCGGTTTGCAGAGACGAGTTACCTTTTTTATAATGATGGCTTCATATTAAAAAAAGCTCCGGTTGCCAGAAGCAGCTAAACAGCTTCTATCCGGTGCCCGGCACAACTTTCAGCTTCTTTATCTTATCCAGCAGCACCCGCATGGCCATGCAGTCGTCCTCGTTGTAAGCCAGTATCCGGTCGCGAACGCGCCCGTCACCGGTCTCGACCCAGCGGTGATACCATTCGATGGAAGCCGCGCCGGAAGGGTCGTTGTCACGCCAGGAAAACCCGCAGAACCTGGCCAGTGTTTTGATGGAATAATCAGATACAGGCCATTCCGTAAAGGGTTTAATGACATCCAGATACAGGTCCACCGTGCGGTCTTCGGGAAAAAGCAACTCGAGTTCTTTCCCTGATATGACCGTGGGATATTTCTGCTGGAGCCTGCGCCAGACAGTCCTTTCGTAGGGCGAATAATAGAAAATCGCGCAGGGTTGTTTTTGCCTGATATAGCCACAGGCTTCCTGAAAGGCCCGCACCTCTTCGGCCGGGGTGGGGGCCTGCATCAGGAAAGCGACATATTTTTCCGTTAGGGGGTTGCCGTTTTGCTGCTCCACAAAGCCGTGCAGGTAGCATATGTCCCGGAACGGATCGGTTTCAATGTCGAAAAAGAGGGCCATTTCCGTATTCGGCAACGCTATCGGCGCCTTTAGATACGGCGCTGCCGATTGGTCGCACAGCAGCCTGGCCCGTTCATGGAACGTTCGGAGCATATCCGGCCCAATGCGGGGGAATACGGTTTTAGCTCCCTGGATAAAGGGGGCCGGATCTTTTTCAGCCAGGTCGGCGACGCTTTTGAATCGGGTCGATAGGACATTCCGGCGCGAGCGGCCCAGTTCCGGGATCAGCGTGAGGTCGTCGGCTGTCTTGAGCGCTTTAACACACACGCCTTTCCAGGGGCATAATTTGCATACAGCGGCTAGGGCCGGGCGGGTGTCGCCGTTTTGCTGCAGGACGACCCGGACCGACGCCAGGGTGTATTCATAGATGTCCCACAGGCTGCGACGGGATGCGCGTCCGTTCTGGTCATCCAGTCTGTAAACGGTTTCCGCGCCGCTGATGTCCCAGATAAACGGCGTTCGGCCGTCACTTGCCCCCATTTTTTCAAGGATATCGGTATAGAGCGCCAGTTGCACGGCATAATGCTTCTTGGGGCGGCCGCCGTTTTCATCCTTTCCTTCAAGACCGGCGCCGCTTTTGATATCACCGGCCACGTAGCCGCCGTCGGCAAGCCGCAATAGATCGGGGTCGCCCAGCAGGTCAGCGGCGCTGATTCTTGCGCCGTAGATCAGCGGCGCTTTTTTTGCCATCAATTCCACTGTTTTTGCGGCCCTTTCGCGACCGGAAAGGGCCCGCAGGTTTTCAAACGGTGCCTGAAGGGATTCGATGACTTCGGCTTCAAACAAGTTGCCTTTTTCCCATAAAAGCTGGACAAACGGGCTGACCGGGTTTTTCAGGGCCGGGTCGCCGAACAGGTCCATGGTGACCCGGTGCGGGCACTGGATGTAATTGTAGAGCATGGAGGCGGTTATTTTCATTCCAGATACTTTTTAAACCAGCCAAATACTTTGTTCCAGCCGTCCACGGCCGCGTGGACCCGGTAACGGTCGCGGTCCACCGAGAAAAAGGCATGACCGGCGTTTTCGTAAGTGTGAAACTCGTAAGTCTTGTTAAAGCGTTTAAGCTCCTGCTCTATGCGGGCGACGTCCTGTGGTGAAGGCGACGTGTCTTCAGCCCCGAACAGACCCAGCAGGGGGCAGGCGAGGTTTTGGGTCATATCAATGGGGGCAACCGGTTGCCTTTCGGTCAGATCTTCGGGTTTGGCGACGATGCGTCCCCCATAACAACAGACCGCGGCATTGAAGCGCGGGATGTTGCAGGCCGTGAGATAGACCTGCCGGCCGCCGGAGCAAAATCCGATCACGCCGATGCGGCCGCTGTAATAGGGCTGGGCTTCAAGGTAGCGGGCGGCGGCATCCACGTCAGCGAGGCAGCGTTCGTCCGGGACCAGCCCGGCGGCCCGGACCCTGGCGCTGATTTCTTCGTCACTACCCGGGCCTTCGCGGTGGTGCAGGTGGGGGGCAATGCAGGCATAGCCGTGATAAGCGAATTTCCTGACGATTTCCTTGGTGGCTTCATCCCAGCCCGGCATGTGGTGAATGAGCACAACCCCCGGATAAGGCCCCCCTCCCAGCGGACGGGCCAGGTAAGCATCGATGAGGTCCCGGTTGTGGCCGTAAATGCCGATTGTTTCGGCGATCATCCCTTGGTACATCTTCGTTCCCTCCTTATTGTTGCAAGGTTTAATCGATGCGATCGGCGATTAACTGCTGGATAACGGCAGCATCTTCAAGGGTGCTGACATCGCCGAGGTCGTCCTGCTTCTTTTCGGCAATTTTCCTGAGGATGCGGCGCATGATTTTGCCGCTGCGCGTTTTCGGCAGCGCATTGGCAAACTGTAATTTGTCCGGAACGGCGATGGCGCCGATCTCGGTTCGGACTTTCTGCAGCAGTTCGGTTTTGAGTTCCTTGGTCGGCTCGACACCGAGATTAAGGGTTACAAAGGCGTAAATTCCCTGACCCTTGATTTCATGGGGCATTCCGGCAACGGCCGCTTCCGCGACTGCCGGATGAAGCACCAGGGCGCTTTCAACTTCAGCCGTGCTGATGCGGTGCCCGGATACGTTGATAACGTCATCGACCCGGCCCTGGAGAAAATAATAGCCTTCTTCATCCTGCAGACAGCCGTCGCCGGTAAAATACATGCCCGGATACGCGGCAAAGTAAGTATCCTGGTAGCGCTCATGATCCATGTAGATGGTCCGGGACAAGCCCGGCCAGGGCCGTTCGATGCAAAGATGCCCGACCGCTTTGGGCGCTACCGGCGCGGCCTCCTGATCGGCATTATCATCACCGGGGGGTACGATTTTGGGAATGATGCCCGGAAAGGGGAAGGTCGCAGAACCCGGCTTGGTGGGCCAGGCGCCCGGCAGCGGAGAAATCAGAATGCCGCCGGTTTCCGTCTGCCACCAGGTGTCCACGATGGGGCAGTTCTCTCTGCCGACATTGCGGTGGTACCACATCCAGGCTTCGGGGTTGATGGGCTCGCCGACCGTGCCCAGCAGCCTCAGGCTGGAGAGATCCCGCCCCCCTGGCCACTGTTCTCCCTGGCGTGACAGTGCCCGGATGGCGGTGGGGGCCGTGTAGCAGACGTTGATCTTATACCGTTCGATGAGTTCCCAGGCCCGATCCGGTTTCGGGTAGAGCGGGGTTCCCTCGTACATGAACGACGTGGTTCCGTTCAGCAGGGGGCCATAGACGATATAGCTGTGGCCGGTGACCCAGCCGATATCTGCCATGCACCAGTAAAGGGTTTCGGGCTGAAGGTCGAATATCCATTTCTGGGTGACATATACGTAGGTCATGTACCCGCCGGTGGTGTGAACTTGACCTTTGGGCCTTCCGGTGCTTCCGCTGGTGTAGAGAATAAAGAGGGTTTCCTCGGCCTCCATCTGTTCGCATTCGCAGAAATCTCCGATATCCGGGGCGTTCATCTCCTCATGCCACCAGGAGTCCCTGGGATTTTTCCAGTTGATCTGACCGCCGGTCCGTTTGACCACGATGGCGTGTTCGATGCTGGGGCAGTTTTCAAGCGCCCGGTCGACATTTTCTTTTAAATCGAATGTTTTCCCGGCCCGTATGGACTGGTCGATGGTGATCAGCAGGCGGGATTCACTCTCCTGGATCCGGTGCATCAGCGCTTCGGCCGAAAAACCGCCGAACACAATGCTGTGGGGAAGTCCCAGACGGGCGCAGGCCAGCATGGCAACCGGCAGCTGCCAGACCATCGGCAGGTATATCGTTACGCGGTCGCCTTTTTTCAGTCCCTTTTTCTTCAGTACATTGCTGAACCGGCAGACCTCCCGGTGCAGCGTCTGGTAAGTCAGAATCTTTGTGTCCTCCTCCGGCTCCCCCTGCCAGATGATGGCCGCCCGGTTGCGGGTGGGGGTGTCCAGGTGCCGGTCCAGACAGTTGTAGCAAACGTTGGTATAGCCGCCCTTGAACCATTCATGAAAGACCTTGCCCTTGCGGATGTCGAAGTTGTATTGAAGGATGTTTTCGGGTTGCCGGTACCAGAAAAGCTCTGCCGCGATTTCAGACCAGAAGTTTTCCGGTTCGGCAATGGAGCGTTTATAAACTTCCTGGTAGTGATCCAGGCTTTTGATCCATGCGGTTTTCGAAAAGGATTCGTCCGGGTAGAATTTTCCGTCTTTTTGATATACGCCCATTTTTTTCGATCCTCCTGTCATGTTTTTTATGCTGCAGGGTAAACTTGATTTTATAACAGAACGATACGGAGGACAGCGGCGGTTTGTCTGTGGCTATAAAAAAATATAAATTTTTCAAAAGCCGCCGGCTGTCAACGGTAGCATCCTGAAAAGACAAGAAATTTTTGAGGGCATTGACAGTACTGACTGAATATGGTGATGGATTTTCTTTACGGCGCAAGGTTTATTTTTATATGCGACAATGTGTTGTGTCAAGATTATTTTAAACAGGACAGGCAATTTCAATAGACTAATTGCGGTTGAAACTGTAAGAAACGATATGACATCAATCCGGGCCGGCAGGTATCAATATCCATATGAACCCCAGGGTAAAATACAATTTTATGGCGACGCAAAAAAACAATCAATCGGACACAGCGACTTCTTTTAAGTTAATGGCCGTGCTGTTTATTATTTTCTCTGTGGTGGCGCCGACGGATTCGGCCCATGGCTTTTCCGAAGCGCAAACTTCAGCCCGGTCCGGATCGGTTCGGCCGGATGGAAAGCTCGATTTCGTGGGTTTGGACGGGTCCAAAGAGGTTACCATTGTTATTGAAATTGCGGAAACTGCGGAAGAGCGTCGCAAAGGGTTGATGGGCAGAGCGTCATTACCCATGACAAACGGGATGCTGTTCATCTTTGAACAGGCGGAACTGCGCTATTTCTGGATGTACACCACACCGGTGTCTCTGGATATGATATTTGTTGATCCTGAAAAGCGAATCGTTCATATTGCCGAATCAACGCTGCCGATGTCCACAGGAACATACGGCTCTCAATTTCCGGCCCAATATGCCGTTGAAGTTCCGGCGGGGTTTGTAAAATTTTTCAAAATTAAAACAGGCATGCGCATCCAGTGGCAGCGCCGCTAGGTTTCGATATGAAGTATAAACATGTTGCATTGTTATCTATCGGGCACCTTGTGACGGACATCAATCAGGGGGCGCTGCCGGCGCTGCTCCCTTTTTTTATCGCCAAACACGATCTTTCATACGCGGCCGCGGCAGGGATCGTATTTGCCCTCAATATGGCGTCCACCATCATCCAGCCCCTGTTCGGACATGCCGCCGATCGTTTTTCGAAACCCTGGCTATTGCTGGTGGGGATGCTGCTGGCCGGTTCGGGGCTATCATTGACAGGTATTGCGCCGAACTATACCTGGATATTTGCACTGTCCATCGTCAGCGGCATCGGCATCGCCGCTTACCACCCCGAGGCCGCCCGCCTGGTTCATTTTACGGCAGGTGAACGGAAGGGAACGGCCATGAGCCTTTTCGGCATCGGCGGCACGCTGGGTTTTGCCATCGGTCCGATTTTAGCGACTGCAGCCATGCTTTACTGGGGGCTGAGGGGCACACTGGTCCTGTTTGTGCCGGTCAGCGTCATGGCGCTGGTTATGGCGACGCAGCTTTCCAAGTTGGCCCCCTCTGAACATTCCATCCGCTTTAAAAAAACAGCAGGAGGGACGGAAGATCTCCAGGATGCCTGGGCGCCTTTTATCCGATTGACACTTACCATCATCGGCCGGTCCGTTCTCTTTTACGGTTTAAATACATTTATTCCCCTTTATTGGATCCATGTGCTGCATGAATCGAAAGCGGCAGGGGGCATGGCGCTGGCCGCATATGCGGGTTGCGGGGTTCTGGGAAACCTGCTGGGGGGAAGCCTGGCCGATCGCATCGGTCAGAAAAAAGTCATTCTCTTCGGTTTCTTCGGCCTGGCCGTACTTTTTCCGATTTTCGTCTGGGTCGATAATGCCCGGATTGCGATGCTCCTTCTCATACCGATCAGTTTGACGCTGTTCGGCACCTACAGCCCCACCATTGTATTGGGCCAGAAGTATCTGCCCAATCGCATCGGGTTGTCGTCGGGGGTCACCATCGGCATTGCCATTGCCATCGGGGGCGGTGCTTCGCCGATCATCGGTAAAATCGCGGACCTTCACGGCATCCGCTTCGCCCTGGCATCCCTTGCGTTTCTGCCGGTCGTAACTGCGGCGATGTCCCTGACATTGCCGGAGCCGCAAAAGATGGATCAAGCAGGGAAAAAACGGCTATAGCGTTGAGTTAAAATGTCATATTTGAAATAAATGATTACCTGGCAGGACTTCTTTTCTGGTCTGAACCCAGCGAAATCGCTTCAGCACCTCAAAAAAGACAGGGCAGCTTAAATCGCAAGCCGCCCTGTCTTTTAACATATTCGCATTTATAATTAACCGGGGACATCGACACCCGGGTCGCATCCCAGGTGCGGGTCTTTATCTTCACATTCAAAATTCTTTTCGCGGGTGTTGAAAGGAGAGCAACATGAAACAATTGTGCGTGACGACGGCAATGGGAAAACGATTGATCGGCAAGGCGCTGGCAGTCCACCCCGAGGTTAAAACGGTTCTTCAAAAAGGGACCCTGGTCATCATTGCCGGAACGACCAACGGATATGTGGCCGAAGAGATTCTTGCCTCACTGGGTCAGGCCGAAGGGTTTACCCGTAAAGGGTTTCGCCGGGGGATTGCCATTGCGCCCGGAGCCAAACTGATCAAGGCGGAGTTTCCCGGAGACGTGGTTATCACGGACGGCCTTTGGCAGAAGGGGAAAACGATTTTTGACGTCGCCGATACGCTCAAGGCCGGGGATATGATCCTGAAAGGGGCCAATGCCTTTGACCAGCGCGGCCAGGCCGCCGTCCAGATCGGCCATCCCCAGGCCGGCACGATGCTCCCCACCATTTCGGCTGTGGTCGGTTGGCGGGTGCAGTTTATCATACCGGTGGGTCTGGAAAAGCGGGTGCTGGATGATGTGACCGCACTGTCCCGGCGGGTGAACGCACCGGACGTAACCGGACCGCGATTGCTGCCGATGCCGGGCAGGATTTTTACCGAACTGGATGCGATCCATTTGCTGACCCGGGCAACCGCAACCCTGATAGCTTCCGGCGGCGTCTATGGCGCGGAAGGCGCTTCCTGGCTCGGGATTGACGGGACGGGAGCGCAGATTGAAGATGCGGTTGGGCTGATCAAATCGATTTCCGACGAACCGCTGTGTGTCGTGTAGCACGCAGCTCTAAATATGGACGCTGTTTGGGATCGGATGCATTTGGGGGCGTCTAAAAGACAAAACCCTTAAAGGAGGTCCCATCATGACAAAAAAAATAACCTATTCAGTTGGTCTGGCTTTCAGTCTGGTTCTGGCTGTGATGATTTTGATGCCGAACTTTGTATCTTATCGAAAAGGACCGACAGAACAAAAGACAGTTGAAACAGTTCCGGCTGGAAAAATCACAGGTCCGACATTGGAAGCCGGTCGGGTATTCAAAGAAAAGGCTTTGGCCGACCATACAGCTGATGCCTTGTCTGAACGAAGCTACGCTCGGCCACGGCTGGAACTCGCCGAGGACTTTAACCGGCCGGCACCGGCGCAGCAGAGACCGACGGGCATGCCCAAACTTGCGCGGGAAGCTTTATCCGTTGAAAATGAAGAAAGCCTCCGACAGCCGGACCAGACCTACATAGGCCGTGATCGGTTTGAGACCCTCACGCCGAATCCTGTCAAGGTGGTCCGGGAAGAACCGGTTTCAACGTTTTCAATTGATGTGGATACGGCATCTTACGCTTTCGTCAGAAGGGCATTGAACAATGGGGA contains:
- a CDS encoding TM0106 family RecB-like putative nuclease codes for the protein MKITASMLYNYIQCPHRVTMDLFGDPALKNPVSPFVQLLWEKGNLFEAEVIESLQAPFENLRALSGRERAAKTVELMAKKAPLIYGARISAADLLGDPDLLRLADGGYVAGDIKSGAGLEGKDENGGRPKKHYAVQLALYTDILEKMGASDGRTPFIWDISGAETVYRLDDQNGRASRRSLWDIYEYTLASVRVVLQQNGDTRPALAAVCKLCPWKGVCVKALKTADDLTLIPELGRSRRNVLSTRFKSVADLAEKDPAPFIQGAKTVFPRIGPDMLRTFHERARLLCDQSAAPYLKAPIALPNTEMALFFDIETDPFRDICYLHGFVEQQNGNPLTEKYVAFLMQAPTPAEEVRAFQEACGYIRQKQPCAIFYYSPYERTVWRRLQQKYPTVISGKELELLFPEDRTVDLYLDVIKPFTEWPVSDYSIKTLARFCGFSWRDNDPSGAASIEWYHRWVETGDGRVRDRILAYNEDDCMAMRVLLDKIKKLKVVPGTG
- a CDS encoding dienelactone hydrolase family protein, with amino-acid sequence MYQGMIAETIGIYGHNRDLIDAYLARPLGGGPYPGVVLIHHMPGWDEATKEIVRKFAYHGYACIAPHLHHREGPGSDEEISARVRAAGLVPDERCLADVDAAARYLEAQPYYSGRIGVIGFCSGGRQVYLTACNIPRFNAAVCCYGGRIVAKPEDLTERQPVAPIDMTQNLACPLLGLFGAEDTSPSPQDVARIEQELKRFNKTYEFHTYENAGHAFFSVDRDRYRVHAAVDGWNKVFGWFKKYLE
- the acs gene encoding acetate--CoA ligase; this encodes MGVYQKDGKFYPDESFSKTAWIKSLDHYQEVYKRSIAEPENFWSEIAAELFWYRQPENILQYNFDIRKGKVFHEWFKGGYTNVCYNCLDRHLDTPTRNRAAIIWQGEPEEDTKILTYQTLHREVCRFSNVLKKKGLKKGDRVTIYLPMVWQLPVAMLACARLGLPHSIVFGGFSAEALMHRIQESESRLLITIDQSIRAGKTFDLKENVDRALENCPSIEHAIVVKRTGGQINWKNPRDSWWHEEMNAPDIGDFCECEQMEAEETLFILYTSGSTGRPKGQVHTTGGYMTYVYVTQKWIFDLQPETLYWCMADIGWVTGHSYIVYGPLLNGTTSFMYEGTPLYPKPDRAWELIERYKINVCYTAPTAIRALSRQGEQWPGGRDLSSLRLLGTVGEPINPEAWMWYHRNVGRENCPIVDTWWQTETGGILISPLPGAWPTKPGSATFPFPGIIPKIVPPGDDNADQEAAPVAPKAVGHLCIERPWPGLSRTIYMDHERYQDTYFAAYPGMYFTGDGCLQDEEGYYFLQGRVDDVINVSGHRISTAEVESALVLHPAVAEAAVAGMPHEIKGQGIYAFVTLNLGVEPTKELKTELLQKVRTEIGAIAVPDKLQFANALPKTRSGKIMRRILRKIAEKKQDDLGDVSTLEDAAVIQQLIADRID
- a CDS encoding DUF192 domain-containing protein, whose amino-acid sequence is MATQKNNQSDTATSFKLMAVLFIIFSVVAPTDSAHGFSEAQTSARSGSVRPDGKLDFVGLDGSKEVTIVIEIAETAEERRKGLMGRASLPMTNGMLFIFEQAELRYFWMYTTPVSLDMIFVDPEKRIVHIAESTLPMSTGTYGSQFPAQYAVEVPAGFVKFFKIKTGMRIQWQRR
- a CDS encoding MFS transporter, producing MKYKHVALLSIGHLVTDINQGALPALLPFFIAKHDLSYAAAAGIVFALNMASTIIQPLFGHAADRFSKPWLLLVGMLLAGSGLSLTGIAPNYTWIFALSIVSGIGIAAYHPEAARLVHFTAGERKGTAMSLFGIGGTLGFAIGPILATAAMLYWGLRGTLVLFVPVSVMALVMATQLSKLAPSEHSIRFKKTAGGTEDLQDAWAPFIRLTLTIIGRSVLFYGLNTFIPLYWIHVLHESKAAGGMALAAYAGCGVLGNLLGGSLADRIGQKKVILFGFFGLAVLFPIFVWVDNARIAMLLLIPISLTLFGTYSPTIVLGQKYLPNRIGLSSGVTIGIAIAIGGGASPIIGKIADLHGIRFALASLAFLPVVTAAMSLTLPEPQKMDQAGKKRL